In one Prosthecochloris aestuarii DSM 271 genomic region, the following are encoded:
- a CDS encoding recombinase family protein, translating to MKTELLLEDLPSMSITGVTFTGVRPGAVTAMPGVRTSSMVSSTVTSRTTAFVFDRCGLSHYAARLSMSLGAQGARKASVFSLKKAGVLENDGGIDTTTASGQMAFNIFATLAQFEHRMIQKRTQAGLKAARTRV from the coding sequence ATGAAAACAGAGCTACTGTTGGAGGATTTGCCGTCAATGTCGATTACTGGAGTGACTTTTACTGGAGTTCGTCCGGGAGCAGTGACGGCGATGCCTGGAGTCAGAACATCTTCGATGGTTTCCAGTACAGTAACTTCAAGGACAACAGCATTCGTGTTCGATCGGTGCGGACTTTCTCACTATGCAGCCCGGTTATCAATGTCTTTGGGTGCGCAGGGGGCTCGGAAAGCCTCTGTTTTTTCGCTGAAAAAAGCAGGTGTCCTGGAAAATGACGGCGGCATCGATACAACCACTGCCTCAGGCCAAATGGCGTTCAACATCTTCGCCACGCTGGCGCAGTTCGAGCACCGAATGATCCAGAAGCGAACTCAGGCCGGATTGAAAGCCGCCCGGACAAGAGTATGA
- a CDS encoding SDR family NAD(P)-dependent oxidoreductase: MQLSGKVALITGASGGIGSASARCFAREGASVILSDRTVESCFELEKSIREEGGEVRVISADVTREAEIKEMFAGLDRLDILLTLAGGDHEPVSDIEMMDCEKMSMNLDLNLKSCMLCCREAARLMKSQRYGRIVTMSSLVYRGSPGQFSYAAAKGGIFSFTRSLAMALGSWDITVNALAPALVDVPLFERVLGPERWKAMAEAAAARYPLRRIATAEDVARAALFFASDDAAFITGQILEISGGARL; this comes from the coding sequence ATGCAACTTTCAGGAAAAGTGGCCCTGATTACCGGGGCATCAGGAGGAATCGGCAGCGCTTCAGCGCGGTGTTTTGCCCGAGAGGGAGCGTCGGTTATTCTTAGTGACAGGACGGTTGAGAGCTGCTTCGAGTTGGAGAAAAGTATTCGTGAAGAGGGGGGGGAGGTACGTGTCATTTCGGCTGATGTTACCCGTGAGGCTGAAATCAAAGAAATGTTTGCAGGGCTTGATCGTCTTGATATTCTGCTTACTCTGGCAGGAGGCGATCACGAGCCTGTCAGCGATATCGAGATGATGGACTGTGAGAAAATGAGTATGAATCTGGATCTCAATCTGAAATCATGCATGCTCTGCTGCAGGGAAGCCGCCAGGCTCATGAAGTCGCAGCGATACGGTCGCATCGTTACCATGAGTTCGCTGGTGTATCGGGGTAGCCCAGGGCAGTTTTCATATGCCGCGGCAAAGGGCGGGATTTTTTCATTTACCCGTTCTCTGGCCATGGCTCTTGGTTCATGGGATATTACGGTCAATGCGCTTGCACCGGCTCTTGTCGATGTACCACTTTTCGAGCGGGTTCTGGGTCCAGAGCGATGGAAGGCCATGGCGGAAGCTGCTGCAGCTCGATACCCTCTGCGTCGGATTGCTACGGCCGAAGATGTTGCCAGAGCTGCGCTGTTTTTTGCTTCTGACGATGCTGCGTTTATAACGGGACAGATTCTTGAGATATCGGGCGGCGCACGACTCTGA
- a CDS encoding 3'-5' exonuclease, producing the protein MNQHKKVLYCDVETTGTNPAKHGIIQIGAIIEVDGVVVEECNLKCAPHEGAEISPDALAISGTERSELESRMTSHEAYTQFRHFLSRHIEQYDREDKCYPAGYNIHFDLNFIQAWFRHHGDKYGIGSFINWRMLDPLPLLFIKDFTRQITLPDYRLETVCRHFGIALHAHDAMSDIRATRELLLKLLYQ; encoded by the coding sequence ATGAATCAGCATAAAAAAGTTCTCTACTGCGACGTTGAAACAACCGGCACGAACCCCGCAAAACACGGCATTATCCAAATAGGGGCGATCATTGAAGTTGATGGCGTTGTCGTCGAAGAGTGCAATCTGAAATGTGCGCCGCATGAAGGCGCTGAAATCAGTCCCGATGCTCTTGCTATATCAGGCACAGAGAGAAGTGAACTGGAAAGCCGCATGACAAGCCACGAGGCCTATACCCAATTCCGTCACTTTCTGTCACGCCACATTGAACAATACGACAGGGAAGACAAATGCTACCCGGCCGGGTACAACATTCATTTCGATCTGAATTTCATCCAGGCGTGGTTCCGCCATCATGGAGACAAATACGGTATCGGTTCATTCATCAACTGGAGAATGCTCGATCCTTTACCGCTGCTCTTCATCAAAGACTTCACCAGACAGATAACCCTGCCTGATTACCGGCTTGAAACCGTCTGTCGTCATTTCGGCATAGCACTCCATGCGCACGATGCGATGTCGGACATTCGCGCAACCAGAGAACTTCTGCTCAAACTGCTATACCAATAA
- the argH gene encoding argininosuccinate lyase translates to MSKKKELLWQSRFSEPFDREALLFSSSVDVDKELYQEDITGSIAHVTMLSEEAIIPAEEARLIIEGLQEIEEEISTGSLVPHWEDEDIHTVIENRLKEKIGPIAGKIHSGRSRNDQVATDTRLYLKRSIEEIRQALKELKTVLVDKAEAYRRTIIFGYTHLQRAQPISAGHYYLAYFNMFDRDNQRLQDLYKRVDISPLGAAAFAGSTLALNAERSRDLLEFEGLFHNSIDAVSDRDIIIEFVSACSIIMMHLSRFAEDLILWSSYEFNYLEISDAFATGSSIMPQKKNADIAELVRGKTGRVYGDLMAMLTIMKGLPLSYNRDMQEDKPPLFDASKTTRSSVRIFTKMLENTSIKENRLSSLVAKDLSLATEIAEYLVQKNMPFRDAHRVTGKIVSHVIESGTTLPDMTLETYRTFSDLFDEDLYDALKPEASVNAKKTHGSTSFASVEEQIVSARTRI, encoded by the coding sequence ATGAGCAAGAAAAAAGAACTCTTGTGGCAAAGCCGCTTTTCAGAGCCGTTTGATCGTGAGGCTCTCCTCTTTTCCTCCTCCGTGGATGTCGATAAAGAACTCTATCAGGAAGACATCACAGGCTCTATTGCCCATGTCACCATGCTTTCCGAAGAAGCGATCATTCCGGCAGAAGAGGCCAGACTGATTATCGAAGGTCTGCAGGAGATCGAAGAGGAAATCAGCACAGGAAGTCTTGTCCCGCATTGGGAGGATGAGGATATTCACACCGTGATAGAAAATCGCCTGAAAGAAAAGATCGGCCCTATCGCAGGCAAGATCCATTCAGGCAGAAGCCGTAACGACCAGGTAGCCACTGATACCAGGCTTTATCTCAAACGCTCTATCGAAGAGATCCGCCAGGCCCTGAAAGAGCTGAAAACTGTTCTGGTGGACAAAGCCGAAGCCTACCGCAGAACAATCATCTTCGGTTATACCCATCTTCAAAGAGCACAACCTATTTCAGCAGGGCACTACTACCTCGCCTATTTCAACATGTTCGACCGGGATAATCAACGCCTTCAGGACCTTTATAAACGGGTCGATATCTCTCCTCTGGGTGCTGCTGCATTTGCAGGAAGCACGTTAGCGCTCAATGCGGAGAGAAGCCGTGATCTGCTCGAATTTGAGGGGCTGTTTCACAACAGCATTGACGCCGTCAGTGACCGCGACATCATTATAGAATTCGTCTCGGCATGCTCAATTATCATGATGCACCTGTCGAGATTTGCTGAAGACCTTATCCTCTGGAGCTCCTACGAATTCAACTATCTTGAAATCAGTGACGCTTTTGCCACCGGTTCATCGATCATGCCGCAGAAAAAAAACGCCGATATCGCAGAACTGGTCAGAGGGAAAACAGGACGGGTCTATGGCGATCTCATGGCTATGCTGACCATCATGAAAGGTCTGCCGCTCTCCTACAACCGTGACATGCAGGAAGACAAACCGCCGCTCTTCGATGCATCAAAAACGACACGTTCATCTGTACGGATTTTCACAAAAATGCTCGAAAACACGTCGATTAAAGAGAACCGCCTCTCATCACTCGTAGCAAAAGACCTGAGCCTTGCAACGGAAATAGCCGAATATCTGGTACAAAAAAACATGCCGTTCCGAGACGCTCACCGGGTCACAGGAAAAATAGTCAGCCATGTCATCGAATCGGGAACAACGCTTCCTGACATGACTCTCGAAACCTACCGGACGTTTTCAGACCTCTTTGACGAAGACCTCTATGATGCGCTGAAACCCGAAGCGAGCGTCAATGCAAAAAAAACCCACGGGAGCACATCATTCGCATCGGTTGAAGAACAGATCGTCTCAGCAAGAACACGGATCTGA
- a CDS encoding carboxy terminal-processing peptidase — MRKVFFLSVSLFLLVSSAGYAVPPEPSVALAPLKPTPVQEEAEKYISSYLRQHHFRRVSVNDSLSQEILSRYLDEIDNAKTYFLASDIERFKTKYGDILDDQFLVGKADAGFAIYNRFLEQARKKMKFVISLLDTARFDYSLIETFDLKRDDAPWPTDQKELHRLWRQEVKYQLLNMKYSGEEADSSALVLSKRYTNRLSLLDQQNAEDAFRVFSNAITTSFDPHTSYFSPMDFENFQIDMSRSLEGIGAKLQIENEYTMVNEVIPGGPAFKSKLLNKGDKIIGVGQGARGEIVDIVGWRINDVVHLIRGKKGSLVRLKILPVSQGGKGPSKIIQIVRDEVTLEEQSAQKSIVERDGRKIGLITVPAFYLDFEGQKHNRPDYKSTSRDVRKIIEELKLEGVQGIILDLRNNGGGALEEAVKLTGLFIADGPVVQIRNSQGGKLVLRDEEPDVLYSGPLAVLVNRYSASASEILAAAIQDYGRGIVIGGRTFGKGTVQSILNITRPFNFFYKSDDLGQLKLTVAKFYRITGESTQHLGVTPDLVFPSFIDSEVVGEDTYPSSLPWDKISPSDYDRSSNLSDESIERLRQRYLGRLATDSLYTGYVKDLNALKIFRKKDVVSLYEPAFKAEFEKVKNFEANWSRDEEEAENTADDKPDLMVLHAASVVGDMAVGAGQIPRGAASAPWHSQQ; from the coding sequence ATGAGAAAGGTCTTCTTTCTGTCTGTTTCGCTGTTTTTGCTGGTCAGTAGTGCCGGATATGCTGTTCCGCCTGAGCCTTCGGTAGCGTTGGCCCCGCTGAAGCCAACTCCCGTTCAGGAGGAGGCTGAGAAGTATATCAGCAGCTATCTCAGGCAGCATCATTTTCGAAGGGTTTCTGTCAATGACTCTCTTTCTCAGGAAATCCTCAGCCGGTATCTGGATGAAATAGATAATGCCAAGACATATTTTCTTGCTTCGGATATAGAACGCTTCAAGACGAAGTATGGCGACATTCTTGACGATCAGTTTCTTGTCGGCAAAGCCGATGCTGGCTTTGCTATCTATAACCGTTTTCTCGAACAGGCGAGAAAAAAAATGAAGTTCGTGATTTCCCTGCTTGATACTGCGCGTTTTGACTATTCACTTATCGAGACGTTCGATCTGAAGCGAGATGATGCGCCATGGCCCACTGATCAGAAGGAATTGCATCGGCTCTGGCGTCAGGAGGTGAAGTATCAGTTGCTGAACATGAAGTATTCCGGTGAAGAGGCAGATAGCAGCGCTCTGGTGCTCAGCAAGCGCTACACCAATCGTCTCTCACTGCTTGATCAGCAGAATGCTGAAGATGCTTTCAGGGTCTTTTCAAATGCAATTACCACTTCATTCGATCCCCATACGAGCTATTTTTCTCCTATGGATTTCGAAAATTTCCAGATAGATATGAGCCGTTCTCTGGAAGGCATCGGGGCAAAACTTCAGATAGAGAACGAGTACACTATGGTCAATGAGGTTATTCCCGGTGGTCCTGCATTTAAAAGCAAACTGCTGAATAAGGGTGACAAGATCATCGGGGTCGGACAGGGCGCCAGAGGGGAGATCGTCGATATTGTCGGCTGGAGGATCAATGATGTCGTCCATCTTATCAGGGGCAAAAAAGGCTCTCTTGTCCGTTTGAAGATTCTTCCTGTCAGTCAGGGCGGAAAAGGTCCTTCAAAGATTATTCAGATCGTTCGGGATGAAGTGACCCTGGAAGAGCAGTCTGCACAGAAAAGCATTGTCGAGCGTGACGGAAGAAAGATAGGCCTGATAACGGTTCCTGCATTTTACCTGGACTTCGAAGGCCAGAAACACAATAGGCCGGATTACAAGAGTACCAGCAGGGATGTCAGGAAAATTATCGAGGAGCTGAAGCTGGAAGGCGTGCAGGGGATCATACTTGATCTTCGCAATAACGGTGGTGGCGCTCTTGAAGAGGCAGTCAAGCTGACCGGACTTTTCATTGCCGACGGGCCGGTGGTTCAGATACGCAATTCGCAAGGCGGGAAACTTGTTCTTCGTGATGAGGAGCCTGACGTTCTCTACAGCGGACCTCTGGCAGTTCTTGTCAATCGCTACAGCGCATCAGCTTCAGAGATTCTTGCCGCTGCTATACAGGATTACGGACGAGGGATTGTGATTGGGGGAAGAACCTTCGGAAAAGGAACTGTTCAGAGTATTCTCAACATCACCCGACCGTTCAACTTTTTCTATAAAAGCGATGACCTGGGGCAGCTCAAGCTGACTGTCGCCAAGTTTTACAGGATTACGGGTGAAAGTACTCAGCATCTCGGGGTGACTCCTGACCTTGTTTTCCCGTCCTTTATCGACAGCGAGGTTGTTGGAGAGGACACCTATCCAAGCAGTCTTCCCTGGGATAAGATTTCTCCCTCTGATTACGATCGGTCTTCCAATCTGAGCGATGAGTCTATTGAACGGCTGCGTCAGAGATATCTGGGACGTCTTGCTACAGATTCACTCTACACGGGATACGTCAAAGACCTCAACGCGCTGAAAATCTTCAGAAAAAAGGATGTCGTATCGCTCTATGAACCTGCCTTCAAGGCAGAATTTGAAAAAGTGAAAAACTTTGAGGCCAACTGGAGCCGCGATGAGGAAGAGGCGGAGAATACGGCGGATGACAAGCCTGACCTTATGGTCCTTCATGCGGCATCAGTTGTTGGAGATATGGCTGTTGGGGCTGGTCAGATTCCGAGAGGGGCTGCGTCGGCGCCATGGCATTCACAGCAATAA
- a CDS encoding universal stress protein, which translates to MNNVIACIDGSQSATAVCDAALWASKRLDASLQLLHVLDRSEYPVKGDLTGSIGLGSREHLLDELVLLDEKRSRIALEQGMAMLEAARARVSNADIGEVQLLQRHGRLVESLLDLEESMRLLVIGRQGEAHEKSAHTIGSHLESVIRTVQRPILVALPGFSAPKRFMIAYDGSSTARKALDMVAASPLLQGLECHVVNVAHTRQSLSDAELEEACNALRSQGFMVKGRVIEGDIQSALQVYAREQALDLMVMGAYGHSRIRQFFVGSNTSRMLSMSDIALLLLR; encoded by the coding sequence ATGAATAATGTCATTGCCTGCATCGACGGTTCACAATCTGCCACTGCGGTATGTGATGCCGCCCTCTGGGCGTCAAAGCGTCTTGATGCATCCCTTCAGCTGCTTCACGTGCTTGACCGCTCAGAATATCCTGTAAAAGGAGATCTGACGGGCAGTATCGGGCTTGGCAGCAGAGAACATCTGCTCGATGAACTGGTTTTGCTCGATGAAAAACGAAGCCGCATCGCTCTGGAGCAGGGTATGGCTATGCTGGAGGCGGCCAGAGCGCGCGTGAGCAACGCCGATATCGGAGAGGTTCAGCTTCTTCAGCGTCATGGACGACTTGTGGAGTCGTTGCTTGATCTTGAGGAGTCGATGCGCCTTCTTGTTATCGGTCGCCAGGGCGAGGCTCATGAGAAAAGCGCTCATACTATCGGCAGTCATCTGGAGAGTGTCATCCGCACAGTGCAGCGGCCGATTCTTGTCGCTTTGCCCGGATTTTCGGCCCCCAAACGATTTATGATTGCCTATGACGGCAGCAGTACCGCGCGAAAGGCCCTCGATATGGTTGCTGCAAGTCCTTTGCTCCAGGGACTGGAGTGCCATGTTGTCAATGTTGCTCACACTCGTCAGTCATTGTCTGATGCCGAATTGGAGGAGGCGTGCAATGCGCTTCGTTCGCAAGGTTTTATGGTTAAGGGCAGGGTGATTGAGGGCGATATTCAGTCAGCCCTTCAGGTCTATGCACGGGAGCAGGCTCTTGATCTTATGGTCATGGGCGCTTACGGGCATTCACGAATCCGTCAGTTTTTTGTGGGCAGCAACACGTCCAGAATGCTTTCCATGAGCGATATTGCACTGCTTCTGCTGCGATAA
- a CDS encoding AMP-binding protein, whose amino-acid sequence MTTQPWTRHYDKGVSPSLKPYPEKTLVDVVRSHAEARPDRPAFYFMGEQTSWNQLEKQSNALARALVGSGLQKGERVALLMPNSPQMIVAEFAIWKAGGVVVPLNPLYTSKELHHTLNECGAVLAIVLTPFYTKVASIRARTSLRMVIAARISRDLPFMKRHLFCLLKEKKEGHRPLIDPGDSLLEDLIATGNAMNDQLQLPSPADNAIFLFSGGTTGEPKCAVCTHQSLVISGSQISAWFGVVLEPHEDIIMLNMPLFHVYAQVGIFGAAMMGGYAAALVPNPRDLDDLIKVIRRLGPAVLPGVPTLFNALLRHPRIENNHRILRSLKLCVSGAAPLLSETRKRFAGLTGGSIIDAYSLTEAMLASVLNPVLGTPREGAVGIPAPDVELKIVDPVNPALTLDSNQPGEILLRAPQLMEGYWQRHEETVKILKDGWLYTGDIGYMDEDGYLYIIDRKKDLIKPGGFQVWPREVEEVIASFPGITEAGVAGIPDSYQGEAVKAWVVVTEGFRLDTRELKEYCRDYLAPYKIPRYIEVIDSLPKTSVGKVLRRALVEQHCQASAHDDH is encoded by the coding sequence ATGACAACACAGCCCTGGACCAGGCATTACGACAAGGGGGTTTCTCCATCGCTCAAACCCTATCCTGAGAAAACACTTGTTGATGTCGTTCGGTCGCATGCTGAAGCCCGGCCGGATCGCCCTGCATTTTATTTTATGGGCGAGCAGACCAGCTGGAACCAGCTTGAAAAGCAGAGCAACGCTCTGGCTCGGGCTCTTGTCGGTTCCGGATTGCAGAAAGGGGAGCGGGTTGCTCTCCTGATGCCGAATTCTCCACAGATGATTGTCGCGGAGTTTGCCATATGGAAAGCCGGTGGCGTTGTTGTCCCTCTCAATCCTCTCTATACCTCCAAAGAGCTGCATCATACGCTCAACGAGTGTGGCGCTGTACTTGCCATCGTTCTGACCCCGTTCTATACCAAGGTAGCTTCGATAAGGGCCAGGACATCACTTCGAATGGTGATAGCCGCGCGTATCAGTCGCGATCTTCCTTTTATGAAGAGGCATCTTTTTTGTCTGTTGAAAGAAAAAAAAGAGGGGCACCGTCCTCTGATTGATCCGGGAGATTCTCTGCTTGAAGATCTTATCGCAACAGGCAATGCCATGAACGATCAGCTGCAACTGCCATCCCCCGCCGATAATGCCATTTTTCTTTTTTCGGGTGGTACGACAGGGGAGCCGAAATGTGCGGTCTGCACGCACCAATCGCTGGTTATCAGCGGGAGCCAGATTTCGGCCTGGTTCGGTGTCGTGCTTGAGCCTCATGAGGATATTATCATGCTCAATATGCCTCTGTTTCATGTCTATGCTCAGGTCGGTATTTTCGGGGCGGCAATGATGGGCGGATATGCAGCAGCTCTTGTGCCGAATCCGCGCGATCTTGATGATCTGATCAAGGTGATCCGGCGCCTGGGCCCTGCTGTGCTGCCCGGCGTCCCAACACTGTTCAATGCATTGCTTCGCCACCCCCGGATCGAAAACAATCACAGGATTCTCAGATCTCTCAAACTCTGCGTTTCCGGTGCTGCGCCACTTTTGTCGGAGACGCGCAAACGTTTTGCCGGCCTTACCGGAGGCAGCATCATTGACGCATACAGTCTCACGGAGGCCATGCTTGCTTCGGTGCTCAATCCTGTTCTCGGTACTCCCAGAGAAGGAGCTGTTGGAATTCCTGCTCCTGACGTCGAGCTTAAAATTGTCGATCCGGTCAATCCCGCTCTTACGCTTGATTCCAACCAGCCGGGAGAAATTCTCCTGCGTGCTCCCCAGCTTATGGAGGGCTACTGGCAGCGACATGAAGAGACGGTAAAGATTCTGAAGGACGGCTGGCTCTATACCGGGGATATCGGCTATATGGATGAAGACGGTTACCTCTATATCATTGACAGGAAAAAAGATCTGATTAAACCCGGCGGATTTCAGGTGTGGCCCAGGGAAGTTGAAGAAGTGATTGCTTCATTTCCGGGCATTACTGAAGCCGGTGTTGCAGGAATCCCGGACAGCTACCAGGGAGAGGCGGTCAAGGCGTGGGTTGTTGTAACAGAAGGGTTTCGACTTGATACCCGGGAACTGAAAGAGTACTGCAGAGATTATCTTGCTCCTTACAAGATTCCCCGATATATCGAGGTCATTGATTCGTTGCCAAAAACGTCAGTAGGCAAGGTTCTTCGCCGCGCTCTTGTTGAGCAGCACTGTCAGGCTTCCGCTCATGATGATCACTGA
- a CDS encoding SulP family inorganic anion transporter has protein sequence MQQTWQREWFSNIRGDLLAGLVVALALIPEAIAFSIIAGVDPKIGLYASFCIAIVVAVTGGRPAMISAATGAMALLMVSLVRDHGLQYLFAATILTGILQVAAGYLKLGSLMRFVSRSVVTGFVNALAILIFMAQLPELFDVTWHVYAMTAAGLAIIYLFPYVPVLGKNIPSPLVCIVVVTAATIWLGLDIRTVGDMGQLPDTLPVFLWPEVPLNLETLQIILPYSAALAVVGLLESMMTATIVDDLTDTPSDKNRECKGQGIANIGAGLLGGMAGCGMIGQSVINVKSGGRGRLSSFIAGLFLLIMVVFLGDLLKQIPMAALVAVMIMVSIGTFSWDSLLNLTKHPLSTNIVMVATVIVVVATHNLAIGVFVGVLLASLFFASKVGHFMIIRTEMNEALQKRTYVVTGQVFFASADKFVEAFDFKEVLRCVVIDLTHAHFWDISAVAALDKVVVKFRREGTHVDIIGMNEASTTIVDRFGVHDKPEEVEKILAGH, from the coding sequence ATACAGCAGACATGGCAAAGGGAGTGGTTTTCAAATATCCGGGGGGATCTGCTCGCGGGGCTTGTCGTGGCTCTGGCACTGATACCTGAAGCAATAGCTTTTTCAATCATAGCCGGGGTTGATCCTAAAATAGGCTTGTACGCTTCGTTCTGTATTGCTATTGTCGTCGCTGTTACCGGTGGACGCCCGGCAATGATTTCCGCTGCTACAGGAGCTATGGCGCTTCTGATGGTCAGTCTGGTGCGCGACCATGGTCTTCAATATCTTTTTGCGGCGACCATTCTGACCGGGATACTGCAGGTTGCTGCGGGTTATCTGAAGCTTGGCAGCCTGATGCGGTTTGTGTCCCGATCTGTTGTGACGGGGTTTGTCAACGCTCTGGCAATTCTGATTTTTATGGCGCAGCTTCCCGAGCTTTTCGACGTAACCTGGCACGTCTACGCGATGACTGCCGCTGGTCTTGCTATCATCTATCTCTTTCCGTACGTTCCTGTTCTGGGAAAAAATATCCCTTCGCCGCTGGTCTGTATTGTCGTTGTTACCGCTGCAACGATATGGCTCGGGCTTGATATCCGGACCGTTGGCGATATGGGCCAGCTCCCCGATACGCTGCCGGTGTTTCTCTGGCCGGAAGTTCCACTGAACCTTGAGACCCTCCAGATTATTCTGCCTTATTCTGCCGCGCTTGCTGTGGTCGGGCTGCTCGAGTCCATGATGACAGCAACTATTGTCGACGATCTGACCGATACGCCCAGCGATAAAAATCGAGAATGCAAGGGGCAGGGGATTGCCAATATCGGAGCCGGATTGCTTGGAGGCATGGCCGGGTGCGGCATGATCGGCCAGTCGGTGATCAATGTGAAGTCCGGAGGGAGGGGGAGACTCTCTTCGTTTATTGCCGGTCTGTTTCTGCTGATTATGGTTGTGTTTCTTGGCGATCTTCTCAAACAGATCCCTATGGCGGCGCTTGTCGCGGTGATGATCATGGTCTCTATCGGTACCTTTTCCTGGGATTCACTGCTCAATCTGACAAAGCATCCTCTGTCGACCAATATTGTTATGGTTGCAACGGTTATCGTGGTGGTTGCAACGCATAATCTTGCTATCGGCGTCTTTGTCGGGGTTCTGCTGGCGTCGCTCTTCTTTGCAAGCAAGGTCGGTCATTTTATGATAATACGCACCGAGATGAACGAAGCGCTTCAGAAGCGGACGTATGTGGTGACAGGACAGGTGTTTTTCGCTTCCGCGGACAAGTTTGTCGAAGCGTTTGATTTCAAGGAGGTGCTCCGCTGTGTCGTTATCGATCTTACCCATGCGCATTTCTGGGATATCAGTGCTGTAGCAGCGCTTGACAAAGTGGTCGTCAAGTTTCGCCGAGAGGGAACCCACGTAGACATTATCGGTATGAATGAGGCCAGTACAACAATCGTCGATCGTTTCGGCGTGCACGACAAGCCGGAAGAGGTTGAAAAAATTCTTGCCGGCCATTAA